One Streptomyces sp. B21-105 genomic region harbors:
- a CDS encoding lysophospholipid acyltransferase family protein produces the protein MSRFALIKAVLGPVMRMMFRPRVEGAEHIPGDGPVILAGNHLTFIDSMILPLVCDRQVLFIGKDEYVTGKSLKGRLMAWFFTGVGMIPVDRDGGRGGVAALMTGRRILEEGKVFGIYPEGTRSPDGRLYRGRTGIARLTLMTGAPVVPFAMIGTDKLQPGGAGMPRPGRVTVRFGEAMEFSRYDGMDRDRYVLRAVTDSVMTEVMRLSGQEYVDMYATKAKAA, from the coding sequence TTGTCGCGCTTCGCGCTCATCAAGGCAGTGCTCGGACCGGTCATGCGCATGATGTTCCGCCCCCGGGTCGAGGGCGCGGAGCACATCCCGGGCGACGGCCCGGTGATCCTGGCCGGCAATCACCTCACGTTCATCGACTCGATGATCCTGCCGCTGGTGTGCGACCGACAGGTCCTCTTCATCGGCAAGGACGAGTACGTCACCGGCAAGAGTCTCAAGGGCCGGCTGATGGCCTGGTTCTTCACCGGGGTCGGCATGATCCCGGTGGACCGGGACGGGGGCCGGGGCGGCGTGGCAGCGCTGATGACCGGGCGCCGGATCCTGGAGGAGGGCAAGGTCTTCGGGATCTACCCCGAGGGAACGCGGTCCCCCGACGGCCGTCTCTACCGGGGCCGCACCGGTATCGCGCGGCTGACGCTGATGACGGGTGCGCCCGTCGTGCCGTTCGCGATGATCGGCACGGACAAGCTGCAGCCGGGCGGAGCGGGGATGCCCCGTCCGGGCCGGGTGACGGTCCGGTTCGGCGAGGCGATGGAGTTCTCCCGGTACGACGGGATGGACCGGGACCGCTATGTGCTGCGAGCCGTCACCGACTCCGTGATGACCGAGGTCATGCGGCTGTCGGGACAGGAGTACGTGGACATGTACGCCACCAAGGCCAAGGCGGCGTGA
- a CDS encoding methionine ABC transporter ATP-binding protein: MITTTGLTKVYRSRGREVTALDGVDLHVREGEVYGVIGRSGAGKSSLIRCVNLLERPTAGTVTVDGRDLTALAGRGPRAGRELRQARSRIGMVFQHFNLLSSRTVQDNVELPLEILGLSGKGRSRKALELLDLVGLADRAKAYPAQLSGGQKQRVGIARALAGDPKVLLSDEATSALDPETTRSILQLLRDLNRQLGLTVLLITHEMDVVKSVCDSAALMEHGRVVESGTVSELLAVPGSELAAALFPVGGEASGPDRTVVDVTFHGEAATQPVISRLSRTYNIDISILGAAVDTVGGLQIGRMRIELPGRYEDNVVPIGFLREQGLRIDVVDHAPGEPAPQGPAPHEPALIEGGVK; the protein is encoded by the coding sequence GTGATCACCACCACGGGCCTGACCAAGGTCTACCGCTCGCGCGGCCGTGAGGTCACCGCCCTCGACGGCGTCGACCTGCACGTACGCGAAGGCGAGGTGTACGGCGTCATCGGCCGGTCCGGCGCCGGGAAGTCCTCGCTCATCCGCTGCGTCAACCTCCTGGAACGCCCCACCGCCGGCACGGTCACCGTCGACGGGCGGGACCTCACCGCGCTCGCCGGGCGCGGACCCCGCGCCGGCAGGGAGCTGCGGCAGGCGCGCAGCCGGATCGGCATGGTCTTCCAGCACTTCAACCTGCTGTCCTCGCGGACCGTGCAGGACAACGTCGAACTGCCGCTGGAGATCCTCGGCCTCTCCGGGAAGGGACGTTCCCGCAAGGCGCTGGAGCTGCTCGACCTGGTCGGGCTGGCCGACCGGGCGAAGGCCTACCCGGCACAGCTCTCCGGCGGGCAGAAGCAGCGCGTCGGCATCGCCCGCGCACTGGCCGGCGACCCGAAGGTGCTGCTCTCCGACGAGGCGACCAGCGCACTGGACCCCGAGACCACCCGCTCCATCCTGCAGTTGCTGCGCGACCTGAACCGGCAGCTGGGCCTGACCGTCCTGCTCATCACGCACGAGATGGACGTGGTGAAGTCGGTGTGCGACTCCGCCGCGCTCATGGAGCACGGCAGGGTCGTCGAGTCCGGCACGGTCAGCGAACTGCTCGCCGTGCCCGGCTCCGAACTGGCCGCCGCGCTCTTCCCGGTCGGCGGTGAGGCGAGCGGCCCCGACCGCACCGTCGTCGACGTCACCTTCCACGGTGAGGCCGCCACCCAGCCCGTCATCTCCCGGCTCTCGCGCACCTACAACATCGACATATCGATCCTCGGTGCCGCGGTCGACACCGTCGGCGGTCTCCAGATCGGCCGGATGCGCATCGAACTGCCCGGCCGCTACGAGGACAACGTCGTGCCCATCGGCTTCCTGCGCGAGCAGGGCCTGCGGATCGACGTCGTGGACCACGCGCCCGGGGAACCCGCGCCCCAGGGGCCAGCGCCCCACGAGCCCGCGCTGATCGAGGGAGGCGTCAAGTGA
- a CDS encoding GNAT family N-acetyltransferase: protein MGMSVTISVATEQDAEQIFRLQYLCFQSEAALYGNYRIAPLVQSLDSVRQELAADCVFVARLGDEVVGSVRGTLTEDGAAAIGKLCVHPRLQGHGIGARLLRAAETALGGERGAKKFRLFAGHRSEGNLRLYRRVGYETVGTSQGTDGVPMIVLEKQAGEYAATA from the coding sequence ATGGGCATGAGCGTGACCATCTCGGTGGCGACCGAGCAGGATGCCGAGCAGATCTTCAGACTGCAGTACCTGTGCTTCCAGAGCGAAGCCGCGCTGTACGGGAACTACCGCATCGCCCCGCTCGTCCAGAGCCTCGACTCGGTCCGGCAGGAACTCGCCGCCGACTGCGTCTTCGTGGCCCGGCTGGGCGACGAGGTGGTCGGCTCGGTACGCGGCACCCTCACCGAGGACGGCGCCGCCGCCATCGGCAAGCTCTGCGTGCACCCCCGCCTCCAGGGGCACGGCATCGGCGCGAGGCTGCTGCGCGCCGCCGAGACGGCGCTGGGCGGCGAGCGCGGCGCCAAGAAGTTCCGCCTCTTCGCCGGCCACCGCAGCGAGGGCAACCTGCGCCTCTACCGCCGGGTCGGCTACGAGACGGTCGGCACCTCCCAGGGCACGGACGGCGTACCGATGATCGTCCTGGAGAAGCAGGCCGGGGAGTACGCCGCTACGGCGTAG
- a CDS encoding GNAT family N-acetyltransferase, whose amino-acid sequence MTSTFPDISISTERLGLRPLDEDDVPALADMMNDEQVTAWTAVPHPFDEAAARRWIAEYAPGHRTTGRGLDLAVTEFLTQRLVGVVQLAKTNWHVRSTELSYIIAPWARGEGYASEAALATAQWLFTDQKFERIELRTAADNTAAQQVAQKIGCISEGVLRSACIARARAEDGTWNEVRTDYIVYSLLPEDLDGAGEHFAESGGFTSYTDWN is encoded by the coding sequence ATGACGAGCACCTTCCCCGACATCTCCATCAGCACGGAGCGGTTGGGCCTGCGTCCCCTCGACGAGGACGACGTGCCCGCCCTGGCCGACATGATGAACGACGAGCAGGTCACCGCCTGGACCGCCGTGCCCCACCCCTTCGACGAGGCGGCCGCCCGCCGCTGGATCGCCGAGTACGCGCCCGGTCACCGCACCACGGGACGCGGCCTCGACCTCGCCGTCACCGAGTTCCTCACCCAGCGTCTGGTCGGCGTCGTCCAGCTCGCCAAGACCAACTGGCACGTCCGCTCCACCGAGCTGTCGTACATCATCGCCCCCTGGGCGCGCGGCGAGGGCTACGCCTCCGAGGCGGCACTGGCCACCGCCCAATGGCTGTTCACCGACCAGAAGTTCGAGCGCATCGAGCTGCGCACGGCCGCCGACAACACCGCCGCCCAGCAGGTCGCGCAGAAGATCGGCTGCATCAGCGAGGGCGTCCTGCGCAGCGCCTGTATAGCCCGCGCCCGCGCCGAGGACGGCACCTGGAACGAGGTGCGCACCGACTACATCGTCTACAGCCTCCTCCCGGAGGACCTGGACGGCGCGGGCGAGCACTTCGCCGAGAGCGGCGGATTCACGTCGTACACCGACTGGAACTGA
- a CDS encoding TetR/AcrR family transcriptional regulator, whose product MAVDRDHVLRTAAALLTRRSTATMDEVAKAAGISRATLHRHFAGRDALVRALESLGIAECESALDAARPDEGPAPDAVRRLVREIEPAAALLAFLYTENQLFEGEQQNPGWTRIDERVAALFQRGQADGEFRIDLTPAWLTEALYGLLASGAWAVSEGRVAGKDFTHMITELLLGGALRH is encoded by the coding sequence ATGGCTGTCGACCGAGACCATGTGCTGCGCACTGCCGCGGCCCTGCTGACCCGCAGATCCACCGCGACGATGGACGAGGTCGCCAAGGCGGCCGGGATCAGCCGGGCCACGCTGCACCGCCACTTCGCCGGGCGTGACGCGCTCGTGCGCGCCCTGGAGTCCCTCGGCATCGCGGAGTGCGAGTCCGCCCTGGACGCGGCCAGGCCGGACGAGGGCCCGGCCCCCGACGCCGTACGCCGGCTCGTCCGGGAGATCGAACCGGCCGCCGCCCTGCTCGCCTTCCTCTACACCGAGAACCAGCTGTTCGAGGGCGAGCAGCAGAACCCGGGCTGGACCAGGATCGACGAGCGCGTCGCGGCCCTGTTCCAGCGCGGCCAGGCCGACGGCGAGTTCCGCATCGACCTCACCCCCGCCTGGCTCACCGAGGCGCTCTACGGCCTGCTCGCCTCCGGCGCCTGGGCGGTCTCCGAGGGCCGGGTCGCCGGCAAGGACTTCACCCACATGATCACCGAGCTGCTTCTCGGCGGCGCACTGCGCCACTAG
- a CDS encoding MFS transporter, with protein MTSTLQPATTTEAVRRPDRWLALSVLVLAVLLVAVDATVLGLATPYISEDLEPSGTQLLWIGDVYSFVIAGLLVSMGSLGDRIGRKRILLIGATAFGLISVLNAYATSPETMIAARALLGVAGATLMPATLALIRNLFHDPRERSLAVGIWGATASAGTAVGPILGGFLLEHFWWGSVFLINLPVMLVLVLVGMKTLPESRNPDRGPWDLVSVTLSLVGVIAVVYAVKETAGHGPTWETLAAAVLGAGALYGFVRRQFALPVPLLDMRLFRRRGFSGAVLADLLTVLGMSGLVFFLSQYLQSVQGRRPLEAGLAELPAAVGAVTAGLLAGRVARRFSVRAVVCGGLAAIGLALAVLTTVTRTTGYPLLGAALLVVGVGAGFSFTVTADVVLGSVPKNQAGAASAVSETAYELGAALGIALLGSIVTGVYRGFAAPAGTPGRAHESLGGAVEAAGHLPPAAGAEMLASAREAFVDGLAVASGVGAAVLLAAAVAAWFLLRGQRLETAG; from the coding sequence ATGACCAGCACCCTGCAGCCGGCGACCACGACCGAGGCGGTGAGGCGCCCCGACCGTTGGCTGGCGCTCTCCGTCCTCGTGCTCGCCGTGCTGCTGGTGGCCGTCGACGCGACCGTCCTCGGTCTCGCGACCCCGTACATCAGCGAGGATCTCGAACCCTCCGGCACCCAGCTGCTCTGGATCGGTGACGTTTACTCGTTCGTCATCGCCGGCCTGCTCGTCTCGATGGGCAGCCTCGGCGACCGCATCGGGCGCAAGCGGATCCTGCTGATCGGCGCCACCGCGTTCGGCCTGATCTCGGTCCTCAACGCCTATGCGACGTCCCCGGAGACGATGATCGCGGCCCGCGCCCTGCTGGGCGTGGCCGGAGCGACCCTCATGCCGGCGACCCTCGCCCTGATCCGCAACCTCTTCCACGACCCGCGCGAACGCAGTCTGGCGGTCGGCATCTGGGGTGCGACGGCCTCGGCGGGCACGGCGGTCGGCCCGATCCTGGGCGGATTCCTCCTGGAGCACTTCTGGTGGGGCTCGGTCTTCCTCATCAACCTGCCCGTCATGCTGGTGCTCGTGCTGGTCGGCATGAAGACGCTGCCCGAGTCCCGGAACCCCGACCGCGGCCCCTGGGATCTGGTCAGCGTGACGCTGTCGCTGGTCGGCGTGATCGCCGTCGTGTACGCCGTCAAGGAGACCGCCGGTCACGGCCCGACCTGGGAGACCCTCGCCGCGGCCGTGCTCGGCGCCGGCGCGCTGTACGGCTTCGTGCGCCGTCAGTTCGCGCTCCCGGTCCCGCTGCTGGACATGCGGCTGTTCCGCAGGCGCGGTTTCAGCGGCGCGGTGCTGGCCGACCTGCTGACCGTGCTCGGCATGTCCGGCCTGGTGTTCTTCCTCTCCCAGTACCTGCAGTCGGTACAGGGCAGGCGGCCCCTGGAGGCGGGACTGGCCGAACTGCCGGCGGCGGTGGGCGCGGTGACGGCCGGTCTGCTGGCAGGCCGCGTGGCGCGCCGCTTCTCGGTGCGGGCCGTGGTCTGCGGCGGTCTCGCCGCGATCGGCCTGGCGCTGGCGGTGCTGACGACGGTCACCCGGACCACCGGTTATCCCCTGCTGGGCGCGGCCCTGTTGGTGGTGGGCGTGGGCGCCGGGTTCTCCTTCACGGTGACCGCGGACGTCGTCCTCGGCTCGGTGCCGAAGAACCAGGCGGGCGCGGCCTCGGCCGTCTCCGAGACGGCGTACGAACTGGGCGCGGCGCTCGGCATCGCCCTGCTCGGCTCGATCGTGACCGGCGTCTACCGGGGCTTCGCGGCTCCGGCGGGCACGCCGGGGCGGGCGCACGAGTCGCTGGGCGGCGCGGTGGAGGCGGCGGGGCATCTGCCGCCGGCCGCGGGCGCGGAGATGCTGGCGTCGGCCCGCGAGGCTTTCGTCGACGGCTTGGCGGTGGCGTCCGGAGTGGGCGCGGCGGTCCTGCTGGCGGCGGCGGTCGCGGCGTGGTTCCTGCTCAGGGGGCAGCGACTGGAGACCGCCGGCTGA
- the cbiE gene encoding precorrin-6y C5,15-methyltransferase (decarboxylating) subunit CbiE codes for MADRVTVIGWDGSPLTDAARSALGAATLVAGAAHHLALPEVPPGAERIRLGSVALAARRITVHRGTAVVLADGDPGFFGVVRTLRAPEFGLEVEVVPAVSAVAAAFARAGMPWDDAQVVVAHRRTLRRAVNVCRAHTKVAVLTSPGAGPAELGLLMEGVHRTFVVCEELGTDREQVSVVTSDKAADHDWRDPNVVIVIGPAGPVAAGDAGWIAGRDPGAGPRGWTLPADTYGGELGEGEAPLLRAAQLAHLGPRTGDLVWDIGCGSGAFATDAARAGAAVIAVDRDMSACARTDAAARRHGVQLQIVRGDAPHVLENLPEPDVVRVGGGGTAVVAAVADRRPQRIVTHAGTRDAAERVGRDLTEHDYRVECALVQAVELDTRVWRETERSVAFLLTGVLADRRT; via the coding sequence ATGGCCGACCGCGTCACGGTGATCGGCTGGGACGGCTCGCCGCTGACCGACGCGGCCCGCTCCGCTCTGGGCGCCGCCACGCTGGTGGCCGGCGCCGCCCACCACCTGGCGCTGCCCGAAGTGCCGCCCGGCGCGGAACGCATCCGGCTCGGCAGCGTCGCCCTCGCCGCCCGCCGCATCACCGTCCACCGGGGCACCGCCGTCGTCCTCGCCGACGGCGACCCGGGCTTCTTCGGCGTCGTACGGACCCTGCGCGCACCCGAGTTCGGCCTGGAGGTCGAGGTCGTCCCGGCCGTCTCCGCCGTCGCCGCGGCCTTCGCCCGGGCCGGGATGCCCTGGGACGACGCCCAGGTCGTCGTCGCTCACCGGCGCACCCTGCGCCGGGCGGTCAACGTGTGCCGCGCCCACACCAAGGTCGCCGTCCTCACCTCCCCGGGAGCCGGACCCGCCGAACTCGGCCTGCTCATGGAGGGCGTGCACCGCACCTTCGTGGTCTGCGAGGAACTCGGCACCGACCGCGAGCAGGTCAGCGTCGTCACCTCCGACAAGGCGGCCGACCACGACTGGCGCGACCCCAACGTCGTCATCGTCATCGGCCCCGCCGGTCCGGTCGCCGCCGGGGACGCCGGCTGGATCGCCGGCCGTGACCCGGGCGCCGGCCCGCGCGGCTGGACCCTGCCCGCCGACACCTACGGCGGCGAGCTGGGCGAGGGCGAGGCGCCGCTGCTGCGCGCGGCCCAACTCGCCCACCTGGGGCCGCGGACGGGCGACCTCGTCTGGGACATCGGCTGCGGCAGCGGCGCCTTCGCCACCGACGCCGCGCGGGCGGGCGCCGCCGTCATCGCCGTCGACCGGGACATGTCGGCCTGCGCCCGCACCGACGCCGCCGCGCGCCGGCACGGGGTCCAGCTCCAGATCGTCCGCGGCGACGCCCCGCACGTACTGGAGAACCTGCCCGAACCGGACGTCGTCCGGGTCGGCGGCGGGGGAACGGCCGTCGTCGCCGCGGTCGCCGACCGCCGCCCGCAGCGCATCGTCACCCACGCGGGCACCCGGGACGCCGCCGAACGCGTGGGCCGCGACCTGACCGAGCACGACTACCGCGTCGAGTGCGCCCTCGTCCAGGCCGTCGAGCTCGACACCCGGGTCTGGAGGGAGACGGAGCGGAGCGTCGCGTTCCTGCTCACGGGGGTTCTCGCGGACCGCAGGACCTGA
- a CDS encoding RNA polymerase sigma factor: MTPDLLASLHPLLSAEASAEAPAAGAEPGDLEQAVWLRLLERLAADDPPRDPEGWLRRAVRAEVRRARRTARREQPYEPYETEPADAAERGPEHLALTAARHRALRAAVHRLPGRCSRLLHALLSPEDLTYREIAGKLGISQGSLGPERSRCLGCLRRLLAPEVAAPEVRG, translated from the coding sequence ATGACCCCCGACTTGCTCGCCTCCCTGCACCCGCTGCTCAGCGCGGAGGCCTCCGCGGAGGCCCCTGCCGCCGGCGCCGAACCCGGCGACCTGGAGCAGGCGGTCTGGCTCCGGCTGCTCGAACGCCTCGCCGCCGACGATCCGCCCCGCGACCCCGAGGGCTGGCTGCGCCGGGCCGTTCGCGCGGAGGTCCGCCGCGCCCGCCGTACCGCCCGCCGTGAACAGCCCTACGAGCCCTACGAGACCGAGCCCGCCGACGCGGCCGAGCGAGGTCCCGAGCACCTGGCCCTGACCGCCGCCCGCCACCGCGCCCTGCGCGCGGCCGTGCACCGGCTGCCCGGCCGCTGCTCGCGTCTGCTGCATGCCCTCCTCTCGCCCGAGGACCTCACCTACCGGGAGATCGCAGGGAAGTTGGGTATCTCACAGGGCAGTCTCGGACCGGAACGTTCCAGATGTCTGGGATGTCTTCGCCGTTTGCTCGCACCGGAGGTTGCGGCTCCCGAAGTGCGGGGATAG
- a CDS encoding methionine ABC transporter permease, whose protein sequence is MSWSEMQPLLSQACWDTLYMVGWSTLVAVAGGLPLGVLLVLTDRGGLLQNVFANKVIGQIVNIARSMPFIILMVALMNFTRTLTGTTIGREAAIVPLAIGAIPFFARLVETAVREVDGGLVEAVQSMGGGTWTIVRKVLVPESLPSLVAGTTTTVVTLIGYSAMAGTVGAGGLGDIAVRYGYQRFQTDLMWITVAVLAVVISLIQFAGDYAASFLHRRGGSGPAPKLRLLKAKEPAAADVGKVA, encoded by the coding sequence GTGAGCTGGTCGGAGATGCAGCCGCTGCTGTCGCAGGCCTGTTGGGACACCCTCTACATGGTCGGCTGGTCCACCCTCGTCGCCGTCGCCGGCGGCCTCCCGCTCGGCGTGCTGCTGGTTCTGACCGACCGCGGCGGCCTGCTCCAGAACGTCTTCGCCAACAAGGTCATCGGGCAGATCGTGAACATCGCCCGCTCGATGCCCTTCATCATCCTGATGGTGGCGCTGATGAACTTCACCCGCACCCTCACCGGCACCACCATCGGCCGCGAGGCCGCGATCGTGCCGCTCGCCATCGGGGCCATCCCGTTCTTCGCGCGCCTGGTCGAGACGGCTGTCCGCGAAGTGGACGGCGGGCTCGTCGAGGCCGTGCAGTCGATGGGCGGCGGCACCTGGACGATCGTGCGCAAGGTCCTCGTCCCGGAGTCCCTGCCCTCCCTCGTCGCGGGCACCACGACCACGGTCGTCACCCTCATCGGCTACTCCGCCATGGCCGGCACCGTCGGCGCCGGCGGGCTCGGCGACATCGCCGTCCGCTACGGCTACCAGCGCTTCCAGACCGACCTGATGTGGATCACGGTGGCGGTCCTCGCCGTCGTCATCTCGCTCATCCAGTTCGCCGGCGACTACGCGGCCAGCTTCCTGCACCGCCGCGGCGGCTCGGGCCCGGCCCCCAAGCTCCGCCTGCTGAAGGCGAAGGAGCCGGCGGCCGCCGACGTCGGCAAGGTCGCCTGA
- a CDS encoding MetQ/NlpA family ABC transporter substrate-binding protein, with protein MRNTAKIATAVLAAGALTLGLTACGSDKDSGADTNATLTVAATPTPQGEILDYIKDNLAAKAGLTLEVKEFTDYVTPNTAVQQGEVDANYFQHQPYLDDFNKKNGTDIVAVPAATVHLEPLGLYSRSVKKLDALEKGATVALPNDTTNEARALKLLQAHGLIGLKPGVGYDATPKDVTSNPKGLKFKELEAAQLPRSLSDVDAAVINGNYALEAELSPAKDALAAEPAKGNPYANFLAVKKGDEDDPRVKKLATLLTSPEVRKFIEDKYHGAVVAAF; from the coding sequence GTGCGTAACACCGCCAAGATCGCCACTGCTGTCCTCGCCGCCGGAGCCCTCACCCTCGGACTCACCGCCTGCGGCTCGGACAAGGACTCCGGCGCCGACACGAACGCCACGCTGACCGTCGCCGCCACCCCCACCCCGCAGGGCGAGATCCTCGACTACATCAAGGACAACCTCGCGGCGAAGGCCGGCCTCACGCTCGAGGTCAAGGAGTTCACGGACTACGTCACGCCCAACACGGCCGTCCAGCAGGGTGAGGTCGACGCCAACTACTTCCAGCACCAGCCGTACCTCGACGACTTCAACAAGAAGAACGGCACCGACATCGTCGCCGTGCCCGCCGCCACCGTGCACCTCGAGCCGCTCGGCCTGTACTCCCGCAGCGTCAAGAAGCTCGACGCGCTGGAGAAGGGCGCCACCGTCGCCCTGCCGAACGACACCACCAACGAGGCCCGCGCGCTGAAGCTCCTTCAGGCACACGGCCTCATCGGGCTGAAGCCGGGCGTCGGTTACGACGCCACCCCCAAGGACGTCACCTCCAACCCCAAGGGCCTGAAGTTCAAGGAACTCGAGGCCGCCCAGCTGCCGCGCTCCCTCTCCGACGTCGACGCCGCCGTGATCAACGGCAACTACGCGCTGGAGGCCGAGCTCAGCCCGGCGAAGGACGCCCTGGCGGCGGAGCCCGCGAAGGGCAACCCGTACGCCAACTTCCTCGCCGTGAAGAAGGGCGACGAGGACGACCCGCGCGTGAAGAAGCTGGCCACTCTGCTCACCTCTCCCGAGGTGAGGAAGTTCATCGAGGACAAGTACCACGGAGCCGTCGTGGCCGCCTTCTGA
- a CDS encoding aldo/keto reductase: MPFARLAAATTPTCHIGFGLAAVGRPGYLNLGRDRDLPQDRSVEALRARTHELLDAAYAQGVRYVDAARSYGRSEEFLAGWLAARPDADDVVVGSKWGYTYTADWSADAETHEVKDHGLATYERQRRETDGLLGDRLDLYQIHSVTPDSPALTDKQLHAKLAEAATRGRTVGFSTSGPAQAETIRAALAVTVDGEPLFRTVQSTYNVLETSAGPALAEAREAGLTVIVKEGMANGRLADPAPDALKAVAKEAGVGCDAVALAVILRRPWAGVVLSGAATVAQLASNLHAAAVDLDDDQLDRLAGLSEDPQAYWERRSRLPWH; encoded by the coding sequence ATGCCCTTCGCCCGCCTCGCCGCAGCGACCACCCCCACCTGCCACATCGGCTTCGGACTCGCCGCCGTCGGCCGCCCCGGCTATCTCAACCTGGGCCGTGACCGGGACCTCCCGCAGGACCGCAGCGTCGAAGCCCTCCGCGCCCGTACGCACGAACTCCTGGACGCCGCCTATGCCCAGGGCGTCCGTTACGTCGACGCGGCCCGCTCCTACGGCCGCTCCGAGGAGTTCCTCGCCGGCTGGCTCGCGGCCCGCCCCGACGCCGACGACGTCGTCGTGGGCAGCAAGTGGGGGTACACGTACACGGCCGACTGGTCGGCGGACGCCGAGACGCACGAGGTCAAGGACCACGGCCTCGCCACCTACGAACGTCAGCGCCGGGAGACGGACGGCCTGCTCGGCGACCGGCTCGACCTCTACCAGATCCACTCGGTGACCCCGGACAGCCCCGCCCTCACCGACAAGCAGCTGCACGCGAAACTGGCGGAGGCCGCAACCCGCGGCCGCACCGTCGGCTTCTCCACCAGCGGTCCCGCCCAGGCCGAAACCATCCGCGCCGCGCTCGCCGTGACGGTCGACGGCGAACCCCTCTTCCGCACGGTCCAGTCGACCTACAACGTCCTGGAGACCTCGGCCGGACCGGCCCTCGCCGAAGCCCGTGAAGCCGGACTCACGGTGATCGTGAAGGAGGGCATGGCCAACGGTCGCCTCGCCGACCCCGCACCGGACGCCCTCAAGGCGGTGGCCAAGGAGGCGGGCGTCGGCTGTGACGCCGTCGCCCTCGCGGTGATCCTGCGCCGGCCCTGGGCCGGCGTCGTCCTCTCCGGCGCGGCGACCGTCGCCCAGCTCGCCTCCAACCTGCACGCGGCGGCCGTCGACCTCGACGACGACCAGCTGGACCGGCTGGCCGGCCTGTCGGAGGACCCGCAGGCCTACTGGGAGCGGCGCAGCCGGCTGCCCTGGCACTGA